The nucleotide window GGACATGGTGGTGGCGGCCTCGCTCCGCACCGGGCTCGACGCCGTCAATCAGCTCGAACGGGTCAAGCCGGACGTCGCGGTGCTCGATATCGAAATGCCGGAACTCGACGGCATTTCGGCGCTGCCGCAACTACTCGCCAAGAAGCGCGACCTGGTGGTGATCATGGCGTCGACGCTGACCCGCCGCAACGCGGAGATCAGCTTCAAGGCGTTGTCGCTGGGCGCGGCCGATTACATTCCGAAGCCGGAAAGCACGCGCGAGCCGCAGGCTGCCGACATCTTCAAGCACGATCTGCTGCAGAAAATCCGTTCGCTCGGCGGCCGGGTTCGTCGTCGTGCGTCGCCCGCCACGGCTGCACCGGCGGTCGCTCGCGATCCGCATCCGGCGCCGCTGCCGCATCCCGCGGTCGCAGCCCCGAGCGTCGCGAGTCAGGCTGCGCTGGTCAAACGTTCGTTTGGCCCGACTGCACCGCGGGTGCTGTTGATTGGTTCGTCGACCGGCGGCCCGCAGGCGTTGATGGCGCTGGTGGCCGACATCGGCCCGGTGATCGACCGTTTCCCGGTATTGATCACCCAGCACATGCCGCCGACCTTCACCACCATTCTGGCCGAACACCTCGCCCGTGCCAGCCGACATCCCGCGCACGAAGGCATCGACGGCGAAGCCATCAAGCCGGGCCAGATTTATCTGGCGCCCGGCGGCCGCCACATGCGCGTCGCCAAGCATGGCGGCAGTCCGGTGATCGCGCTCGACGACGGCCCGCCGGTGAATTTCTGCAAGCCTGCCGTCGATCCGCTGTTCACATCGGCGATCGATGTCTGGCAGGGCGGCATCCTCGCGGTGGTTTTGACCGGCATGGGCTCAGACGGGATGCGCGGCGGCAAGGACATCGTCGCCGCTGGCGGCAGCGTGATCGCCCAGGACGAAGCCTCCAGCGTGGTATGGGGGATGCCCGGCTCGGTCGCCAATGCCGGGGTCTGCGCCGCGGTGCTGCCGCTCAACCAGATCGGCTCCAAGGTGGTCCGCCTGTTCGCAGGAGACCGCTCGTGACTCCGCTCGACTACGAGTTCCTGCGCAAGCTGCTGAAGGATCGGTCGGGCCTCGATCTGTCGGCCGACAAGCAATATCTGGTCGAAAGTCGCCTGCTGCCGCTGGCGCGGCGGTTCGGCCTCGGCGGCATCAGCGATCTGGTGCAGAAGATGAAAGGGATGGGCGCGGAGTCGCTGATCTCCGACGTCGTCGAGGCGATGACCACTAACGAGACGTTCTTCTTCCGCGACAAGGTGCCGTTCGATCATCTGCGCGAAGAGATGCTGCCGGCGCTGTTGCAGGCGCGCGCGGCGCGGCGCTCGTTGCGGATCTGGTGTGCGGCGTCGTCGACCGGACAGGAGCCGTATTCAATCGCGATGACGCTGAAGGAGCTTGGACCTGCAGTCGCCGGCTGGCGGTTCGAGATCGTTGCCACCGACCTGTCGCCTCAGGTTCTGGAGAAATCCAAGTCCGGTCTGTTCAGCCAGTTCGAGGTGCAGCGCGGCCTTCCGATCCAGCTCCTTGTGAAGTACTTCAAGCAGGCCGGCGAGGTGTGGGAGCTCAGCCCCGAGATCCGCGCCATGGTGCAGCATCGCCAGCTCAACCTGCTGCACGATTTCTCGTCGCTCGGCACGTTCGACATCGTGTTCTGCCGCAACGTGCTGATCTACTTCGATCAGACCACAAAGGTCGGCATTCTGGAGCGGATCGCCAAGCGGCTCGAGCCCGACGGCTATCTGACCCTCGGCGCCGCCGAGACCGTGGTCGGTCTAACCGACGTCTTCAAACCGCATGCTTCGCGGCGCGGCGTCTATCTGCCGAACCTGAAGTCGGCGCCGTCGATCGTCCCGGCGTTCCCGGCCACCACCGCCCTCAGCAGCCTTCGCGCTGGCTGAGGCGCGGAGCCCTCGAACTCTTCAACCTCATCATTGCTCGACAGCCTTCGTCATTCCGGGGCGCTTGCGCAGCGAGCGACCCCGGAATCCCAAGGTTGTCGTGAAGGGCGGCGGCCAAGTCGTGCCGGCGGCAGATTCCGGCTCGCGCCGATCGGCGCGCCCCGCAATGACCTGGGTGAGCGGGTCGGCGCGCCAGAGCCGCGTCCCAAAAACAAAAACCCCGCCATTTGCGGCGGGGTCAAGGACCACTCGGAAGGAGAGCGCCGGGTGGCGCTCCTGGGTAAACTAGGTCAGGCCGGGATGCGGACGTCGTCCTCGGACGGCTCGCGGAGCACATAACCGCGGCCCCACACCGTCTCGATGAAATTGCGGCCGTCGGAGGCGTTGGCGAGCTTCTTGCGCAGCTTGCAGATGAAGACGTCGATGATCTTCAGTTCCGGTTCGTCCATGCCACCGTAGAGGTGGTTGAGGAACATTTCCTTGGTCAGCGTGGTGCCCTTCCGCAGCGAGAGCAGTTCCAGCATCTGATATTCCTTGCCGGTCAGATGCACGCGCTGGCCGCCGACTTCGACGGTCTTGGTGTCGAGATTGACGACGAGATCGCCGGTCTGGATCACCGACTGGGCATGGCCCTTGGAGCGGCGGACGATGGCGTGGATGCGCGCGACCAGCTCGTCCTTGTGGAACGGCTTGGTCATGTAGTCGTCGGCGCCGACGCCGAGACCCTTCACCTTGTCCTCGATGCCGGCGAGGCCGGACAGGATCAGGATCGGGGTCTTGATCTTGGAAACACGGAGCTGCTTGAGAACGTCGTAACCGGACATGTCCGGCAGGTTCAGATCGAGCAGGATGATGTCGTAGTCGTACAGCTTGCCGAGGTCGACGCCTTCTTCACCGAGATCCGTCGTGTAGACATTGAAACTCTCGGATTTGAGCATCAATTCGATCGACTGCGCGGTCGCGCTGTCATCTTCAATCAGCAATACGCGCATGCCAGTCCCCTCTAAGCGCCGCTACGGGCGTCAGGCGTCCGCACACTTGCGGCACTGGAAACGCCTTTGAAGAACTGATTCGGATCCTGACGAGGAATGGTTAACAAAAACTGATTCGGCTCCGCAAGGTCCCATCGTGCAATTTTTGTCGAATCGCACTAAGGTATTGCGGCAAAGCAGATTTTTGTCGGCCCGCTCCTTCAAGTTCCACTTTAAGAGACGGAGTTAACCGACTCTTGCGACTCGCCCTTCATTCTGATGGGCGAACGCGCTCAGTTACCAAAGACAGTGACGCAATGATTAACGATGCGGGTAAACACGAAGTTAAGGGGACCCGGCCCGCATCGACAAACTTAAGGGTTTCGCAATGAAGGCCCTCGCGGAACAGATCGGCGACATCGACAGCGTCAACACGTATGGCCGCGTCGTCGGCGTGCGCGGTCTGATGGTCGAGATCGCCGGGCCGATTCACGCGATGAGCGTTGGCGCGCGCATCGTTGTCGAGACCGGCGCCAACCGTGCGATCCCGTGCGAAGTGATCGGCTTCACTGGTAACAACGCGATTGTTATGCCGTTCGCGGGGCTCGAGGGCGTGCGCCGCGGTTGCCGCGCCATCATCGCCAACGCCGCCGCCCAGGTGCGGCCGTCGCCGCATTGGCTCGGCCGTGTCGTTAACGCTTTGGGCGAGCCGATCGACGGCAAGGGGCCGCTGGTGCAGGGCCCGTCGCCGATGCCGTTCCGCAACCAGCCGCCACCGGCGCATTCGCGCAAGCGTGTCGGAGCGCCGCTCGACCTCGGCGTGCGCGCGCTCAACACCTTTCTCACCTGCTGCCGCGGTCAGCGCATGGGTATCTTCGCCGGTTCCGGCGTCGGTAAATCGGTGTTGCTGTCGATGCTGGCGCGCAACGTCGATGCGGCGGTGTCGGTGATCGGGCTGATCGGCGAGCGTGGCCGCGAGGTGCAGGAATTCCTGCAGGACGACCTCGGCGAGGAGGGCCTCGCCCGCTCGGTGGTGGTGGTCGCGACCTCGGACGAGCCGGCGCTGATGCGGCGACAGGCTGCTTATCTGACGCTGGCGATCGCCGAGTACTTCCGAGACAACGACAAGGACGTGCTGTGCCTGATGGACTCGGTGACGCGTTTCGCGATGGCGCAGCGCGAGATCGGGCTCTCGGCCGGCGAGCCGCCGACCGCCAAGGGCTACACGCCCACGGTGTTCACCGAGTTGCCGAAGCTGCTCGAGCGTGCCGGCCCCGGGCTCGGCGAGGGCACCATCACCGGCATCTTCACCGTGCTGGTCGATGGCGACGATCATAACGAGCCGGTCGCCGACGCAGTGCGCGGCATCCTCGACGGCCACATCGTAATGCAGCGTGCGATCGCCGAGCGCGGCCGCTATCCGGCGATCAATGTCTTGAAATCGGTGTCGCGCACCATGCCGAAGTCCGCCGACCCGGTGTACCTGCCGCTGATCAAGCGGGCGCGACAGATCATGGCGACCTACGCCGACATGGAAGAATTGATCCGGCTGGGCGCCTATCGCCCGGGCTCCAGCGCCGAGGTCGACGAGGCGGTGCGGTTGCACGAGCCGCTGGAAAATTTCCTCCGCCAGGGCAAGGACGAGGCGACCAGTCTGCAGTCAGGATATGCACAATTAGAGCAGATCCTGAGTAATTCGGAAACGGAACGCTAACTTTGTCCGGCCATCATGCTTGGCACGTCAATCGATTTGCCGGTTGCCCCTGCGCGGCGGGCCGGTGTCGTCCCGCGTTGAATTGGGACTTCTGGGGAGTACGAGTCGATGAAGTCACGTGATACGCTGATCCGCCTGAAGAAATTTCAGGTCGACGAGCGGCGCCGACGGGTCGCCCAGATCGAAGCGATGATCGCGGATTTCGAGCGGATGTCGTCCGACCTCGAGCGCGAAATTATCACCGAGCAGGAACGTGCCGGCATCGCCGATCCGACCCATTTCGCCTATCCGACCTATGCCAAGGCGGCAATCCAGCGTCGGGAGAATCTGACGCGGTCCGCCGACGAATTGCGCGTGCAACTCGAGGAGGCGCGCGGCCAGTTGTCCGAGGCGTTCGACGAGATGAAGAAGGTCGAACTGCTCGACGAGCGCGATCAGGCCCGCGAGCGGGCCGAAGAGAGCGCCCGCGAACAGGCCGACCTCGACAGCATCGGCTTGATGCGGGCACGGCTCGGCGGTGCCGGCGCCGTCGCCTGACGCTCACATCGCTGCGATAGAAACAGCCCGGGCCCGTGCGGTCCGGGCTTTCGTTTGCGGTATCCACAGCCTATCAAGTGCCGTGGTGGAACGCCGCGTTGCACGATATGCTGGTTTGGTTCGGGCCGCCCGGTTCGAACGGGGGCATGGCTGCAATGGCCATGGTGAGGTCTTAGGAATGCTGTCGCCGGCTGAGTTGGTTTCGCTGATCGCCGCTGTCGCAGAGCGCGACCAGGACGCGTTCCAGCGGCTCTACGAAGCGACCCGGGCGAAACTGTTCGGCGTCGTTCTTCGTATCTTGCGGCGACAGGATCTCGCCGAAGAAGTCATCCAGGACGCCTACGTCAAGATCTGGAACAACGCCGCGCAGTTCGACGCCAAGGTCGCTTCGCCGATCACCTGGATGGCGTCGATCGCGCGCAACCGTGCGATCGACGTCGCGCGCAAGCGCGGCGAGGTTTCGATCGAAGAGGAGCCGTCCGCCAACGAGGTCGCGGCAGAGACGCCGGATCCGCTGGCGCGCCGCGAGATGACCGAGGAGCTGAAGCGCCTGCTGGAATGTATCGGCCGTCTGGAGCCCGACCGGCAGAAACTGGTTCTGCTGGCGTACTACAACGGTTGGAGCCGTGAACAGCTCGGCGCCAAGTTCGGTGCGCCGGCCAATACGATCAAGACCTGGCTGCGCCGCAGCCTGCTCGATGTTCGGGGGTGTTTGGGACTGACCTGATGGCCCACAGCGAAGACCATAGTGCGCTTGCCGCCGAATACGCGCTCGGCACCCTCGACGCCGCTGAACGGGCGGAGGCCGAGGCGCTGACGCGCAGCGATGCGAAGTTCGCCGCGCTGGTCGAAGCGTGGGAGCTGAAGCTCGGCGCGCTTAATCAGATGGTCGGGCTGGTCGAGCCGCGCGCCGAAGTGTGGGATCGGATCAAGGCGGCGATCTCCGCCGAGTCACAGCGCGCGGTGCCGCCGCAGGCTGCATCGCCCACAGGAGATGCAGCCGCGGGTGTGCTGGGTGCGCCGGGAGAACCGATCTTGCCACGCCCCGCAAACGATACTGGTCCCGCCGCCGCAAACAGCTCGACCGAACTCAGCCCCGAATCCAAGCGTGTCGTGCACTTCGCCAAGCGCGCCTACATCTGGCGAGGCGTCGCCATGCTGTCGAGCGCGATCGCGGCGTCGCTGCTGCTGGTGGTCGGCGCGCAGGTGTACCAGCCGGATGTTCTGCCGGACGCAGTGCGGCCGCCGGTCCGGACCAAAGTGGTGACCGTCGAGGCGCCGCCGCCGCCGATCCCGCCGCAATACGTCGCGGTGCTGCAGAAGAGCGGCGATGCGCCGGCCTTCATTCTCACGGTCGACGCCGGCACCAAGACCTTCACGGTGCGCCGCGTCGCCGCCACCCCGGAGCCCGGTAAAAGTTACGAACTCTGGCTGGTGTCGGACAAGCTGCAGAAGCCGCGCTCGCTCGGCGTGATCGGCGGCCACGACTTCACCGTCAATCCGGTGCTGTCCTCGTTCGATCCCGAACTCGTCAACCAGGCCACCTATGCGGTCACGGTCGAGCCGGAAGGCGGCTCGCCGACCGGCGTCGCCACCGGCCCGATCGTGTTCACCGGCAAGCTGGTGGAAAGCGTACCGCCGGAGCCGGCGCGGACGACGCCGCAGCAATAGCGGCCGCCCGCGCCTGCTTCACCGAGATTGCTCGAGGCGATTTGGCGGACGCACGGGGCAGCGGCGGATGGTTCGAACCGGAGCTTTATGCTGCTCGCCGTGAAACCTCGCCATAAAACTCGGCCTGTCGGGAGCGGCACTCCGAAGCGCGATCCCGATGCGATCCGAAACCGGGGCCGCCCCACCTCACCAACATTCCCG belongs to Rhodopseudomonas palustris and includes:
- a CDS encoding protein-glutamate methylesterase/protein-glutamine glutaminase, whose protein sequence is MSVALAGSPATNSAQYEPLRVMIVDDSVVIRGLISRWVEAEPDMVVAASLRTGLDAVNQLERVKPDVAVLDIEMPELDGISALPQLLAKKRDLVVIMASTLTRRNAEISFKALSLGAADYIPKPESTREPQAADIFKHDLLQKIRSLGGRVRRRASPATAAPAVARDPHPAPLPHPAVAAPSVASQAALVKRSFGPTAPRVLLIGSSTGGPQALMALVADIGPVIDRFPVLITQHMPPTFTTILAEHLARASRHPAHEGIDGEAIKPGQIYLAPGGRHMRVAKHGGSPVIALDDGPPVNFCKPAVDPLFTSAIDVWQGGILAVVLTGMGSDGMRGGKDIVAAGGSVIAQDEASSVVWGMPGSVANAGVCAAVLPLNQIGSKVVRLFAGDRS
- a CDS encoding CheR family methyltransferase, which gives rise to MTPLDYEFLRKLLKDRSGLDLSADKQYLVESRLLPLARRFGLGGISDLVQKMKGMGAESLISDVVEAMTTNETFFFRDKVPFDHLREEMLPALLQARAARRSLRIWCAASSTGQEPYSIAMTLKELGPAVAGWRFEIVATDLSPQVLEKSKSGLFSQFEVQRGLPIQLLVKYFKQAGEVWELSPEIRAMVQHRQLNLLHDFSSLGTFDIVFCRNVLIYFDQTTKVGILERIAKRLEPDGYLTLGAAETVVGLTDVFKPHASRRGVYLPNLKSAPSIVPAFPATTALSSLRAG
- the ctrA gene encoding response regulator transcription factor CtrA is translated as MRVLLIEDDSATAQSIELMLKSESFNVYTTDLGEEGVDLGKLYDYDIILLDLNLPDMSGYDVLKQLRVSKIKTPILILSGLAGIEDKVKGLGVGADDYMTKPFHKDELVARIHAIVRRSKGHAQSVIQTGDLVVNLDTKTVEVGGQRVHLTGKEYQMLELLSLRKGTTLTKEMFLNHLYGGMDEPELKIIDVFICKLRKKLANASDGRNFIETVWGRGYVLREPSEDDVRIPA
- the fliI gene encoding flagellar protein export ATPase FliI, which encodes MKALAEQIGDIDSVNTYGRVVGVRGLMVEIAGPIHAMSVGARIVVETGANRAIPCEVIGFTGNNAIVMPFAGLEGVRRGCRAIIANAAAQVRPSPHWLGRVVNALGEPIDGKGPLVQGPSPMPFRNQPPPAHSRKRVGAPLDLGVRALNTFLTCCRGQRMGIFAGSGVGKSVLLSMLARNVDAAVSVIGLIGERGREVQEFLQDDLGEEGLARSVVVVATSDEPALMRRQAAYLTLAIAEYFRDNDKDVLCLMDSVTRFAMAQREIGLSAGEPPTAKGYTPTVFTELPKLLERAGPGLGEGTITGIFTVLVDGDDHNEPVADAVRGILDGHIVMQRAIAERGRYPAINVLKSVSRTMPKSADPVYLPLIKRARQIMATYADMEELIRLGAYRPGSSAEVDEAVRLHEPLENFLRQGKDEATSLQSGYAQLEQILSNSETER
- the fliJ gene encoding flagellar export protein FliJ, giving the protein MKSRDTLIRLKKFQVDERRRRVAQIEAMIADFERMSSDLEREIITEQERAGIADPTHFAYPTYAKAAIQRRENLTRSADELRVQLEEARGQLSEAFDEMKKVELLDERDQARERAEESAREQADLDSIGLMRARLGGAGAVA
- a CDS encoding sigma-70 family RNA polymerase sigma factor, whose protein sequence is MLSPAELVSLIAAVAERDQDAFQRLYEATRAKLFGVVLRILRRQDLAEEVIQDAYVKIWNNAAQFDAKVASPITWMASIARNRAIDVARKRGEVSIEEEPSANEVAAETPDPLARREMTEELKRLLECIGRLEPDRQKLVLLAYYNGWSREQLGAKFGAPANTIKTWLRRSLLDVRGCLGLT
- a CDS encoding anti-sigma factor → MAHSEDHSALAAEYALGTLDAAERAEAEALTRSDAKFAALVEAWELKLGALNQMVGLVEPRAEVWDRIKAAISAESQRAVPPQAASPTGDAAAGVLGAPGEPILPRPANDTGPAAANSSTELSPESKRVVHFAKRAYIWRGVAMLSSAIAASLLLVVGAQVYQPDVLPDAVRPPVRTKVVTVEAPPPPIPPQYVAVLQKSGDAPAFILTVDAGTKTFTVRRVAATPEPGKSYELWLVSDKLQKPRSLGVIGGHDFTVNPVLSSFDPELVNQATYAVTVEPEGGSPTGVATGPIVFTGKLVESVPPEPARTTPQQ